In Terriglobia bacterium, the following proteins share a genomic window:
- a CDS encoding 2Fe-2S iron-sulfur cluster-binding protein → MDAELYGDYEKLLRVSVLGRDMEMPENNTLLRGLQFAAPQTIPYGRFCWNGTCNNCTVTVRSGACESKALACRMDACDGMQVTSASREIQRLL, encoded by the coding sequence GTGGACGCCGAACTTTACGGTGACTATGAGAAACTTCTGCGGGTGAGCGTCTTGGGCCGGGACATGGAGATGCCCGAGAACAACACGCTGCTTCGCGGTCTTCAATTTGCGGCTCCGCAAACGATTCCGTACGGCCGCTTCTGCTGGAACGGCACCTGCAACAACTGCACCGTCACGGTTCGCAGCGGCGCTTGCGAGTCGAAAGCGCTGGCCTGCCGCATGGATGCGTGCGATGGAATGCAAGTGACATCCGCCTCCCGGGAGATCCAAAGATTGCTATGA